In the Topomyia yanbarensis strain Yona2022 chromosome 3, ASM3024719v1, whole genome shotgun sequence genome, one interval contains:
- the LOC131693089 gene encoding cuticle protein AMP1A-like: MIKLVIFSLFLFSTVLAASQSGKGDESSAIILTDEYALNPDGTYQYKYETSNGISASQSGGENGLYANGYFSYLDPNGNRVAVTYLADENGFQPQGDHLPVEPPAPDHVIQTLELIRASATPDSGLDIATLDATIARLKATQGR, translated from the exons ATGATCAAATTG GTAATATTCTCGTTGTTCCTGTTTTCGACAGTGCTTGCTGCTTCCCAGTCCGGCAAAGGCGATGAGTCTTCTGCGATAATCCTAACGGACGAATATGCGTTGAATCCAGACGGAACGTACCAGTACAAGTACGAAACAAGCAATGGGATCAGTGCTTCGCAGTCCGGTGGTGAAAACGGATTATATGCCAATGGTTACTTTTCATATTTGGATCCGAACGGTAATCGGGTGGCGGTAACCTATCTGGCCGACGAGAATGGTTTCCAGCCCCAAGGGGATCATCTACCGGTGGAGCCACCGGCACCAGATCATGTCATTCAAACGTTGGAACTGATTCGGGCATCAGCAACACCAGATTCCGGACTGGACATTGCTACTCTGGACGCGACCATCGCCCGATTGAAAGCTACTCAGGGTCGATGA